The segment GCCATTTTTGCTGTAACAGATGAGGATGGAGTGTTGTATAAAATTGGGTTAGCAAATAAGTCAATCATCCAAAGCTGGCGATTTGATAAAAAAAGGGACTATGAAGAGCTTATGTTTCAAGATGGTATTTTTTATGTACTTGTTAGCAATGGTGATATTGAATCAATAAGAGTTAGTGATGGGAATGCTATTGAATTGGAAAAGTCGGAGTTCCCTGATACAGGAAATAGTAAAAATGAATTTGAAGCAATGTACTACGACGATGGCTTGGAGATGCTCATCCTTTTATGTAAGGATTGCGATGGAAAGAAGTCGATTGCGGCGTGGGGGTATAGTATTTATGACCGGGATTATGTTCCTTTTCCCTTTGAACTTGACCTAGATAGTGTTGCCCAAAAACTTGGGATTGACAAAATAAATCTGAAACCTTCGGGTGCTGCAGTCAATCCTGTAACGAATGAAGTCTACATTTTGGCGTCAATAAATAAGCTAATCATTATTACCGATAGGTCAGGTAAATTTATTGATCTTATTGAACTTGATCCTGCAATTTATGAACAGCCAGAGGGAATTACATTTGATAATCAAGGAAACTTATACATCTCTAATGAAAAGGGCAGAGGCAATCATGCAACAATTTTACAATTTTTATTGAAGTCAAAAGTGAGGTGATAAACAATGTTTCTTTTTTGACTTTCGTTTATTCAAACATTGGTAAACAATCGATAGGATAGATTAATTGTACTACATCATTACTTTGTTTCATAAACTGGTTTTTTGTTAAGATGGAGTTTGCGAATAGTTGCCAATTCCTTTGACTCATTCTTGATCATACCACAAATATGTTTTCAATAGTTTGAGAATTAAACGCTGTTATGAAAAATTCTTTTTTCTTTTTATTATTCTTGCCAGCATTGCTGCTCTGTTCATGTGCGAGTTTGAAGCCACAGTATAGCTCCGATGCGAAGGGATGGAATTCAGATAGTGCAGTAACAGATAAGCCGATTATACATACAATGTATTTGATCGGGGATGCTGGTAACAGTTCTCCTGATGAACCTGCGCCGGTTTTAAGCTATTTGAGAAAGCAACTTGAAAATGAAGGTGCCAACAGTTCAGTGGTTTTTTTGGGTGATAATATTTATGAGTACGGAATGCCCCCTGTTACAGATTCTTCAAAGATGGTGCTGTCAAAATACCGTATCAACTTACAATTGGAAACACTTGATCATTTTAAAGGTCAACCTGTTTTCATACCCGGTAACCACGATTGGCGTGGCTGGGGTCTAAAGGGATTGAAACGACAGGAAAACTATATCGAAAAATATTTAAATACACGGCGTGGTAAAACGAATAAGGACGAATGGGAGAACTACTTTATCCCCGATGATGGTTGTTCCGGGGTTAGCGTCGTTGAGCTGGATGGCGATGTGGTACTACTGGTTATAGACTCTGAGTGGTGGTTGCGGGAGTGGGATAATGAACCTGGTATGAACGACGGTTGCGAGGTAAAAAACAGGGCAGCATTCAGATTTAGTTTTGAAAACATGCTGCGCAAATACCGCAACAAAAATGTTGTGGTGGCCATGCATCATCCCATTTATACCTATGGGGCTCATGGGGGTCATTTTACAGCACGGCAACATTTGTTTCCGCTTACCGATCTCAATAAAAAATTAGTTATACCATTACCTGTTATTGGAACATTGTCGGTACTTTACCGAAGCACCATTGGATCCACGCAAGATGTCGCTAACAATAAGTATAAAGAATTAAAGGCAGCGGTTTTGCAATCCGCCAAAAAGAATGGACATTTTATTTTTGCATCCGGTCATGAGCATAGCTTACAATTTATAGAGAGTGATGGCCAAAGTTTTGTCGTGAGTGGAAGCGGTTCAAAAAGCGGTCCTGTGCTGTTGGGTAAAGGATCACAATTTGCATCAGGCGGCAGGGGTTTCAGTACCATTACGTTTTACGAAGGTGGCGAAGTACAAGTTCGCTTTTGGGAAGTAAATAATGATGGTACAAATGCTAGCTTGGTATTTCAAAAAAAATTAAAAGAAAATCCGGTGCACACGGAGGCAATACCCGACTCTGCAGTTGTGAAGTACAAGATGTTGGAAGATACAGTGTACAAAAAAATCATTCAGAAAAAGGTTGAGAACGTTAAGGGGTTTCACAAATTGATGTTGGGTGTGCATCACCGTGAGTTGTATCAACCAACCTATCCATTTCCTGTGTTCGATTTGAATACTTTCAGTGGAGGAGTAGTGCCCACGAAGTTGGGAGGTGGAAATCAAACCAACTCTTTGCGGTTGCGTGATGCAACAGGTAAGGAATATGTATTGAGGGCGATGGATAAAGACGTCAGCCGTTTTTTGCCTTATCCCTTCAATAAGATTACTGCTGCAAAGTTTCTGGTAGAAGATAATTTTTTTTCTACTCACCCTTTTGCACCATTGGCTATTCCGGGATTGGCTGATGCCATCAATGTATATCATACAAATCCTAAGTTGTATTATGTGCCGGTACAACCTGCATTGGGTACATATAACAGCGTGTTTGGAAATGCCATAAGCCTAGTTGAGGAACGTCCGGCTGGTAAGAATTGGAAGTCAGACGGTCAATCATTTGGTCATCCTGAAAAAATCATCAATACATCTGAGTTACTTGAAAAATTATTGGATAACAATAAACACAAAGTAGATGCCCGCTGGTTCTTACGAACCCGTATGTTGGATTTTTTAGTGGGGGATTGGGATCGTCATGATGATCAATGGACCTGGGCAGTTTTCGATCAAAATGATGGCACCAAATTATACCGTCCTATTCCAAGAGATAGAGACCAGGCATTTTCAAAGTATGATGGGCTTGTTGTCCGGCTGGCAAGATTTACAGTGCCTTTCATGCGGCAGTTACAAGTATATGATGCCCATATTTACAATTATAAATGGAATACCTGGAGTGCACGCCTGGTGGATCGTAGTTTTTTAACAGAGCTTGATTGGTCGCAATGGGAGGAGCAGGTGAATTATATTCAAAAACATCTTACCGATAGTGTTATAACTGCGGCATTCAATATGTGGCCAGACAAGGTGAAGGAATTATCTGCAGATCATCTTATCGCATCTATTAAAACAAGACGTAACGATTTGATGACGATTGCCAAAGCACATTATAAGTTCATCAACAAAAGTGTAGACGTGGTAGGCACTGAGGAGCGAGAACGTTTTGTTGTAGAACGGCTTGATGATTTGCATACCAAGGTTAGCAGTTTTGAAATTTCTAAAAGTGGTGAAATAAAACATCTGAACTACCAACGTGTCTTTAAGAATAATGTTACTGATGTAATTAACATCTATGGCAATGGCGATGATGATGAATTTATCGTAACGGGTAATGTAAAAAAAAGCATAAAAGTGCGGCTGATAGGAGGCATGGGGAAAGATGTGTTTATTGACAGCTCTTTTGGATCCGGCGGCGGAAAAAAAACGTGGCTGTATGACGACCTTACCATGAATACAGTTAAAGGCGGCAACTTTACCAAAGACAAACGAACCAGTCTTTACAAGTTCAACATTTATGATCGCAGAAGTTTCGCATCTGAGTATAATATCTTAAGTCCATTACCTCTACTTGGTGCTAACCCGGATGATGGCTTGCTGATTGGTGCAGGTTTCAACGCAATACGGCATGGTTTCAAAAAAGAACCCTATGCATCACAGCATCGCATTGGTGTCAGCTTTGCTTTTGCAACAAAGGCATTTAAACTAAACTATACAGGTGATTTTATCAGTGCATTTCGAAAGCTCGATTTTTATCTCGACGCACATTATAAAGGGCCTTCGTTTTCATTCAACTATGCAGGCCTTGGCAATAACAGTAAGCGGCCAATTGATGATCCCAGCTACTACCGTGTGAGGCAAAGCGAACTTTTTGTATATCCCGCTATTAAAAAAAGAATTGGTGTAAAAAGTTTTATTGCTTTGGGGCCATTTTTTTCAACATCGAAAATTCAGCAAACGGAAGGGCGTTATATCACCAGCGGGACTACAGATTTGCCGGTTGATATTTTTGACAATAAATATTATGGGGGCGGTAAGTTTTTATTCAATTTCAGCAGTGTTGATAATAGTATCAACCCTCATTTGGGTATAAAATTTTACAGCAGCTTTATTTACACCAACAATCTTCGTAATAAAAAAGAATTCAGCACCTGTCTGACAAGTTTTACTTTTTATAAGCTGATTGAAAAGAAAGAAAATATTGTAGTTGCGTCACAGATTGGTTTAGGTATAAATATTGGCGATGGTTTTGAGTTCTTTCAAATGCCTACTATAGGCGGTAATCAAGGGCTAAGAGGTTTTCGTACGGAACGGTTTTATGGGAAAAGCAGCTATTGGCACAGCACTGATTTACGTATTCGATTTGGAAGCAATTACAATAAAACGCTGCCTTTTACGATCGGCATGTTTGGTAGTTTCGATTATGGCCGGGTGTGGTTAAATGATGAATTAGCTGAATCGAATAGGTGGCACTACAACTATGGCGGTGGCTTTTGGCTGGCACCTGTAGATTTGCTGATATTCTCACTGGGTGCATTTGTACCCGGCGGCAATACGAACGAAAAGCGATTGATCATACTGCGGATGGGTTTTGGATTTTAGGTTGGGGTATGTCCGCATTGTTAAAGCGTTATAGTTGTGTAGTTAGTTACACTCTGAGATGTAATTACGTTTATTGTAACGTAGAATGGTATCCAAGAAGGAGCTGCTATAATTGATTGTAACTCCATTCAATAAAACAGCAGTAAAACCTTCTGTTATCGACCAGGACAAACAAGGGATAGAAAAGTAACTTTCACTTCATTTAACTATTGTACCAGTAAAACGTTTAACAAATTGGCCATGAAGAGGAAAAAAAATCTACAAGGCTCATAAGCTCCAATTCCATTGTGTAATAAGCTTTTAAAGGTGCCGATTTGACAAAACAGTGTTACTGTTTTTGAAGTCTTAAAATTGTATTGCTAAAATCGCAACACTGTTTTTTAGCATAAATACAGTAATTTCAAATTAGTCAGAAGATCATATTATCTCGAATAGCATTTATTCCAGTGCTATTCAGGATTACAAGGAAATACACGATGATTCAACAAATTTTAAAGACGGAGGTCAATTATATTTGTTTCTTTCTTCGGGTGGTGGCCGGAGTTATCATTTTCCCTTATGGTATGCAAAAATTACTGGGTTGGTTTAATGATTTTGGTGGAGGTGTTGGGATAAAGGCATCGTTGGCTCAGCTTAAAAAGAAGAAAGTGCCTCTATTCCTGGCATGGATGGTTATACTCGGTCAATCTTTAGGAAGTATTGCATTGATTACCGGATTTGCAGGAAGAATAGCGGCCGTCGGAAATTTTATCATATTCACGGGAGCGCTTATTAACCATTTACCAGATGGATGGGTGCTGAACTGGACAGGTAGAAAGAGAGGGGAAGGAATTGAATATTTTGTGCTGTTGCTTTCAATGCTTTTAATCATTATCATTAATGGAAGCGGTGCAGTTTCAATAGATCTTTATCTGCAGAAAAGTTATAAATAAATTCGTCCACTTGATTTCTATACTATACTTCAGCTATTGGTTGAGTATAGCAAGGGCACTTTGCGTAACAAGCAGAGATCGACTCCAAAATAAAAGGACAACGGCTTTGCTACACTTCAAATTGCAAGGGGTGCGCATGGAAAATTAAGAGTACCTGACAGCAATGTATGCACTGATAAATTATAAACATTATGCCTGATAGGGAACAGTTGCAAAATCGAATTCTCTTTTCATTAAGTAATGAAATTGCCCGCATAAGGGGTAAGGATGATATGTTGCATTTGATAAGAACTACATTAAAACAATATGTTGATTTTGACGATAGTTTCATTATGAGGTATAATCAAACCTCAAAAACTTGTCGTTCTTATATATTTCATGTTGAAAATGGTCGCTCAGCAAACCCGGCTTTTGACAGCCAGCTTGATATCGAATATCCCGTAGAAGACGATCGTATAACGGATAACGATATGCCTGAAGTACAAGATGTAGAGTTACTCTTGTCGGCTGGTCATAAACAGCTTTCATTTATACAGAGCACGGGTATCAAAGAGTTTGTAACTTTTAAATTGGTTGAAGGAAATTCGTTGATTGGTTTGTTTGTTTTATTGTCGGAGAAAAAAAACAGCCTTACGAAGGATAGTCTTGATTTACTTAGAAAAATATCCTATCCAATTTCAATTGCAACGGCAAACATTATTGCTAATGAGGAAATAACCAAACGAGAAGAAGAGAAAAACCTATTACTTTCTTTGAGCCACGAGATTGCTGCATTAAAAAACCGGCAGGATTTATTTCATGTGGTGAATGGGAAAATAAAAAAGTTGTTTTCGGTACAGGAGTTTGGATTTTCAAAAATTGACGAAGGTGGTGAAACCTTTAGTGCTTTGGTGATGGATATGGGAGAGGAAATCAGAAGTCATTCCGACTATGATAAAACCATTGCTACCCATTTTAGTGTTGCAGATCCATTGTTTACAGAAGTTATAAATGCAGAAGATCCCGTGCTATATGAAGTAGATGAACTGGCTAAGCAGCCAGATCTGCCGGCCTATGTATATTTTTGGAAGAGCTTAGGGATACAAAAGGTTTTGATTGCAGCACTAAGGGTTGGCGGAGCTCCTGTTGGTACGGCCATTTTTATACTCAAAAAGGATGCTGTTATTAACACAAAAAATCTACTCTTGAAAGGCGTTTGTTCACAATTGGCGGTTGCGGTATCTAACATTTTGGCAAATGAAAAAATTCAGAAACGGGATGAGGAAAAAACGATACTCCTGTCATTAAGTAATGAGTTTGCTGCACTAAAAAACAGGGAAGATTTATCAAAAGTTGTCAATGCAAGAATAAAGGTACTGTTTTCATTAGAGGAATTTGGTATTGCACAAATTGATGAAAGTGGTGAAACCTATAGCGCTTTCACGTTGGAGTTTAATGAGAGGTCTAAACAAATCCAAGATTTTGCATCCGTCATATCAGCGAGGTACAGTGTTCATGATCCGATTTGTTCACAGATTTTGCAATCAGAAGAACCACTTTTGTTTGACGTTGAAGAAATTTTTAATCAGCCAGACATGCCTGCATATGTGGGTTTTTGGAAGAAGTCGGGATTCAGATTTTACTTAACCATGCGGCTCCGGGTAGGCGGCAAAAATATCGGATATATTGTTTTTCACCTTCCCTATAAAGAAGCAGTAGACCCTAAAAGTATCTTGCTAAGAGGTATTTGTGCACAGTTGGCTGTTGCTGTTTCAAATATTCTGGCTAATGAAAAAATATTGGCACGAGAGGATGAAAAGGCAAGATTACTCGAGTTTAGTAATGCCATGGCTTCTGCAAGAGATAAACAAACGCTGGCGAAAATCTTAAAAACACAGTTGAAAGATTTGTTTGGAATAGAAGACTATGTTATACACGCCCTGAGTAAAGATAAAAAGACCCATCGTCCTGTTTTGTTTGATCAGGAGGCTGACTTTGCACAACATCCCGATTTTCAAAAATTAATTTATATTGATACTGACGTTAATGATGGCGTGTTTAATAAAATACTTGCAAGTGATGACATGGTTGCCTTTAATGTAGAAGAATGGTTTAATTCCCCCACACCGCCAGCTTATTCAGATGCTGCAAAAGCAATCGACTTGAAACGAATGGCGGGTATTCCCATTAAACTTGGTCGTGAAAATATTGCCGTTATGAATTTCCGAAAAGATGGGATCAGTCCCTTTACTTTTCAACGGCCTTTGTTCAAAAGTATTTGCTCACAGTTAGCCATTTCAATATCCAATATCATGGCTAATGATGAAATCAATGGGCGAGAAGCTGAAAAGTCTTTACTGTTAGAGTTTAGCAATGCCATTGCATCTGTACGGGATAAGTATGTTTTTGCTAAAGTATTAAAGCAGCAACTAATGAAGCTGTTTTTGATAGAAGATTATGTTATTAATATTTTGAGCGAAGACGGTCAAGAAGTTATTCGATTTATGTATGACATTGAAAATGAAATTTTCCAAAAACAGGAGTTTCTTAAACTTTTAGATAATCCTATCAATGTTAATGATGGCGTATTCAATAAAATACTGGAATCAGATGTGCCGGTTACGTTTAAAGTAGAAGAATGGGCCACTTGGAAAAATCCACCGGTTTATCTTCAAGCAGCAATTGCCACCGGTTTGAGAAACCTTACAGGAATGCGACTCCAATTAGGTGAAAAAAATATTGCATTCATCAGTTTTAAACATGATGATTTTGGATTGCCTCCCTCACAACTTCCTTTTTTAAAAAGTATTTGTTCACAAATCACCATTGCCGTCTCCAATATTATCGCCAATGAAAAAGTGAACGAGCAATTAGTCGAAATCAGGCAATACAAAGAACAACTTGAAGAGGAAAAGATATACCTGAAAGAAGAGATTGAAACGGCTCATAACTATTCTGAAATCATTGGCGAAAGTCCCGGAATAAAAAAAGTATTCCGAATGGTAACACAGGTCGCAGCATCTGATAGCACCGTTCTACTATTGGGAGAGACAGGTACAGGAAAGGAACTGATTGCACGGGCAATACACAATTCATCGCCAAGAAAAGATAAGTTAATGATTAAAATTAATTGTGCTGCATTGCCCGCTAATTTAATTGAAAGTGAATTATTTGGGCATGAAAGAGGGAGTTTTACAGGCGCTTTTGAAAGACGGATCGGGAAATTTGAATTGGCTAATAACGGGACTTTATTCCTGGATGAAATTGGAGAAATGCCGCTTGAGTTACAGGTAAAATTATTAAGGGCTCTCCAGGAAAAAGAAATCGAGCGCATAGGAGGAAAAACTACTATAAAAACTGACGTACGTATCATTGCCGCCACTAATCGTGATCTTGAAAAATTAATGGAGGAGGGTAAATTCAGACTAGATCTGTATTACCGTTTAAATATATTCCCTATTCAATTGCCACCGCTAAGAGAGAGGCGTGAAGATATTCCGCAACTTGCTTCACATTTTGTATTACGGTTTTGTAAAAAGGCAGGAAAAAATATAACGAGCTTAAGTAACAAAGCTCTTGAACAACTACAACAGTATGATTGGCCTGGTAATATACGGGAGCTGGAACATTTAATTGAACGAAGCGTGCTACTTGCAACAGGCGACTCAATTAAAGCATTAGACCTTCCAAACCCAAAAACAAGGATGGTAACTAAAGTGGAATCTGAAAGTTTTAAGATCCAGACAATTTTCGACAATGAAAAGGAATACATTTTGAAAATACTAAAATATACAGACGGCAGAATAACAGGAGAAGGTGGTGCCGCTCAACTACTAGGCATACCACCGAGTACTTTAAATTCCCGTATTAAAAAGTTGGGTATCCGTAAAGAACATCATGGATAGAAAAAGTTAAATGAAAATTATGCAATTATGTCTTAGTAGTTGTGGCGTTTGAAGCTTGTGAGCTTTAGCAGTGAGGACACTATTTTTTAATAAGATAATTTACAGCTTCAACTTTATGTCCAAAAGATTCAACCTCTTGTTGTTTGCAGTGGCGTGTCCTAATCTTCTCCGGTAAACATATTTCATATTCTGAATTCTGATGTAAAAAAAGAAGGATTTTTTAGGCAAATGATACTGATATTTTGAATACAATTTTGGGCAAAATATAATTATCATGAAAAAGTCATTAGCTCAAGAATTGGTTTTAGTTACAGGGGGATCAGGTTTTGTTGGCACTCATATTATAGCTAAGCTACTGCAACAGGGTTTTACAGTAAGGACTACTTTACGCTCAATAAACAAAAAGCAACAAGTCATAGATGCATTAAGAAGGGCAGATATTACTTCTGTGGAAAAACTTTCTTTTTTTGAAGCTGAACTGGAAAGAGATGATAACTGGAACGAAGCGGTGAAAAATTGCAGTTATGTATTACATGTAGCTTCTCCGTTTCTGCTTAAGGAGCCTAAAGACGAAAACGAACTAATTATACCTGCCCGTGATGGCGTATTGCGGGTATTGAGAGCATCCCGTAATGCAGGTGTTAAAAGGGTGGTGCTTACTTCTACCTTTGGTGCTATTGGCTATAGTATTGATCCTAAAAATCATGTTTTTACGGAGGCTGACTGGACCGACCCAAGTGCTCCGCTTGCGGCTTATATCAAATCAAAAACAATAGCTGAAAAAGCAGCCTGGGATTTTATAGCAGCGGAAGGTGGTTCTTTAGAACTTACCGTAATAAATCCTGTTGGAATTTTTGGACCGGCGTTGGGTAATGACTACTCTGTTTCCATTGAATTGATCAAAAATCTCATTGAGGGAAACATGAATAAAAGTTATACTGAATTTTCTTTTGGTGTTGTAGATGTACGGGATGTTGCTGAAATCCATATAAAAGCTATGAAGAATCCGGCAGCCAAAGGTGAGCGATTTCTCTTGGCAGCAGATGGTGCAATGACGTTTTATGATGTTGCCGAGCTAATAAAGAAAGAACGAAAAGAACGATCACTAAAAATTGAAAATCTGAATTCAATTGATAAGGCTGATTATATTCAACTTTCTAATTCAAAAGCAAAAGTATTGTTAGACTGGCAACCAATAAGCAAAGAAGAAGCTATTTTGGCAAGTGTTGATTCATTGTTTGCTTAATTACCGATTTAGTTAGATAAATATTCTGACATGCCGGAATATTTAATTGGTGTGTCTTTAAAATAATGTCTGCGTCCATAATAGCAAAATTGAAAAGGGTTTCAATTTCATTTATTGAAACCCTTTTCCAGTTCTATATCTTGCGAGATTCTATTGCCGTTTTTTGGCAACAAACTCTGAATCAGCGTTACATTAATAATCTATGTTCAGACGGTGGATGCCCAAATTGAGATTTAAACAATCTTGAAAAATGTGCGTTACTCTCAAACCCCAATGTATAACAGATGTCTGTAATTTTCATATTTGTGTTTAAAAGAAACTCGCTCGATTTTTTTAATCTTCGTTCCCGTATCCACTTTGAAGGTGGCATATTATACACCGAAACAAAATCTCTTCGGAAACTGGAGAGACTTCTCCCGGCTAATCGAGCCAGCTGATTTATTGAAAGTGGATTCATAAAATTATTTTCTACAACAACTGTAATATCAGGCCGCATCTCATTTCTCAAGTTCAGGAAAAGGTCTAATAAACCACGGTCCGAATTTTTTAAACTATGTAGTAATTCTAAAAGTTTAAACTTAACCATTGTGTCGTCTACTTTTGTTTCATCTTCCAGGTATGCAGTCAATGATTTTGTAAATGTTGCAAAATTCGGTTGCATGGTGGTAACATATATATTCTCTTCAGATGTTTTGGAGCCATTTGTTAACTGTGTTATTGTAGAAAATTCCTTCACCAAGTCGTATCCCATTGAAAAGATGATAAACTCAGTCTGAAGCTGTTCTGTGTCACTATAGTTTGTTCGATATTCTATAAGTGTACTTTTCTTAAGAAATGCTATTTGATTTTTCTCTACAATAAACTCGGATTCACCGTAACTTAGATTTACAGTGCCATTCATGGTTACTAAAAGCCTGTTGTCGTCGGAGTAAACAGCATCCTTGTAATAGTGTCTGCAATTAAAGTATTCTATTGCTGTTGAATTATTGAAGGTTAATGCTTTTCTCTTTATTGGTTGAAGGTCGGGAACTACGTTGTACGAGTCGTTAGTATTGTATGCCATGGTAACTAGTTACTTTTTTTGATTAAATGGTTTTATCCAAGTTCACTGCAGTTAGTAATTCAAATGATTACAGCGAAATCAAACTTTCGTAGCCAATAATTTCAAAGGAGGTGCCAAAGATTAGTATATTGAAAGACAATTGGTTGTGTTCAAATGTCATT is part of the Lacibacter sediminis genome and harbors:
- a CDS encoding SdiA-regulated domain-containing protein — encoded protein: MRNITLFICMFMFSGLVVSCKSVLKEKLPVENSSTYDLNNPLAIKLPIELDEISGIVYSPMDTAIFAVTDEDGVLYKIGLANKSIIQSWRFDKKRDYEELMFQDGIFYVLVSNGDIESIRVSDGNAIELEKSEFPDTGNSKNEFEAMYYDDGLEMLILLCKDCDGKKSIAAWGYSIYDRDYVPFPFELDLDSVAQKLGIDKINLKPSGAAVNPVTNEVYILASINKLIIITDRSGKFIDLIELDPAIYEQPEGITFDNQGNLYISNEKGRGNHATILQFLLKSKVR
- a CDS encoding metallophosphoesterase, whose translation is MKNSFFFLLFLPALLLCSCASLKPQYSSDAKGWNSDSAVTDKPIIHTMYLIGDAGNSSPDEPAPVLSYLRKQLENEGANSSVVFLGDNIYEYGMPPVTDSSKMVLSKYRINLQLETLDHFKGQPVFIPGNHDWRGWGLKGLKRQENYIEKYLNTRRGKTNKDEWENYFIPDDGCSGVSVVELDGDVVLLVIDSEWWLREWDNEPGMNDGCEVKNRAAFRFSFENMLRKYRNKNVVVAMHHPIYTYGAHGGHFTARQHLFPLTDLNKKLVIPLPVIGTLSVLYRSTIGSTQDVANNKYKELKAAVLQSAKKNGHFIFASGHEHSLQFIESDGQSFVVSGSGSKSGPVLLGKGSQFASGGRGFSTITFYEGGEVQVRFWEVNNDGTNASLVFQKKLKENPVHTEAIPDSAVVKYKMLEDTVYKKIIQKKVENVKGFHKLMLGVHHRELYQPTYPFPVFDLNTFSGGVVPTKLGGGNQTNSLRLRDATGKEYVLRAMDKDVSRFLPYPFNKITAAKFLVEDNFFSTHPFAPLAIPGLADAINVYHTNPKLYYVPVQPALGTYNSVFGNAISLVEERPAGKNWKSDGQSFGHPEKIINTSELLEKLLDNNKHKVDARWFLRTRMLDFLVGDWDRHDDQWTWAVFDQNDGTKLYRPIPRDRDQAFSKYDGLVVRLARFTVPFMRQLQVYDAHIYNYKWNTWSARLVDRSFLTELDWSQWEEQVNYIQKHLTDSVITAAFNMWPDKVKELSADHLIASIKTRRNDLMTIAKAHYKFINKSVDVVGTEERERFVVERLDDLHTKVSSFEISKSGEIKHLNYQRVFKNNVTDVINIYGNGDDDEFIVTGNVKKSIKVRLIGGMGKDVFIDSSFGSGGGKKTWLYDDLTMNTVKGGNFTKDKRTSLYKFNIYDRRSFASEYNILSPLPLLGANPDDGLLIGAGFNAIRHGFKKEPYASQHRIGVSFAFATKAFKLNYTGDFISAFRKLDFYLDAHYKGPSFSFNYAGLGNNSKRPIDDPSYYRVRQSELFVYPAIKKRIGVKSFIALGPFFSTSKIQQTEGRYITSGTTDLPVDIFDNKYYGGGKFLFNFSSVDNSINPHLGIKFYSSFIYTNNLRNKKEFSTCLTSFTFYKLIEKKENIVVASQIGLGINIGDGFEFFQMPTIGGNQGLRGFRTERFYGKSSYWHSTDLRIRFGSNYNKTLPFTIGMFGSFDYGRVWLNDELAESNRWHYNYGGGFWLAPVDLLIFSLGAFVPGGNTNEKRLIILRMGFGF
- a CDS encoding DoxX family protein; translated protein: MIQQILKTEVNYICFFLRVVAGVIIFPYGMQKLLGWFNDFGGGVGIKASLAQLKKKKVPLFLAWMVILGQSLGSIALITGFAGRIAAVGNFIIFTGALINHLPDGWVLNWTGRKRGEGIEYFVLLLSMLLIIIINGSGAVSIDLYLQKSYK
- a CDS encoding sigma-54-dependent Fis family transcriptional regulator, which encodes MPDREQLQNRILFSLSNEIARIRGKDDMLHLIRTTLKQYVDFDDSFIMRYNQTSKTCRSYIFHVENGRSANPAFDSQLDIEYPVEDDRITDNDMPEVQDVELLLSAGHKQLSFIQSTGIKEFVTFKLVEGNSLIGLFVLLSEKKNSLTKDSLDLLRKISYPISIATANIIANEEITKREEEKNLLLSLSHEIAALKNRQDLFHVVNGKIKKLFSVQEFGFSKIDEGGETFSALVMDMGEEIRSHSDYDKTIATHFSVADPLFTEVINAEDPVLYEVDELAKQPDLPAYVYFWKSLGIQKVLIAALRVGGAPVGTAIFILKKDAVINTKNLLLKGVCSQLAVAVSNILANEKIQKRDEEKTILLSLSNEFAALKNREDLSKVVNARIKVLFSLEEFGIAQIDESGETYSAFTLEFNERSKQIQDFASVISARYSVHDPICSQILQSEEPLLFDVEEIFNQPDMPAYVGFWKKSGFRFYLTMRLRVGGKNIGYIVFHLPYKEAVDPKSILLRGICAQLAVAVSNILANEKILAREDEKARLLEFSNAMASARDKQTLAKILKTQLKDLFGIEDYVIHALSKDKKTHRPVLFDQEADFAQHPDFQKLIYIDTDVNDGVFNKILASDDMVAFNVEEWFNSPTPPAYSDAAKAIDLKRMAGIPIKLGRENIAVMNFRKDGISPFTFQRPLFKSICSQLAISISNIMANDEINGREAEKSLLLEFSNAIASVRDKYVFAKVLKQQLMKLFLIEDYVINILSEDGQEVIRFMYDIENEIFQKQEFLKLLDNPINVNDGVFNKILESDVPVTFKVEEWATWKNPPVYLQAAIATGLRNLTGMRLQLGEKNIAFISFKHDDFGLPPSQLPFLKSICSQITIAVSNIIANEKVNEQLVEIRQYKEQLEEEKIYLKEEIETAHNYSEIIGESPGIKKVFRMVTQVAASDSTVLLLGETGTGKELIARAIHNSSPRKDKLMIKINCAALPANLIESELFGHERGSFTGAFERRIGKFELANNGTLFLDEIGEMPLELQVKLLRALQEKEIERIGGKTTIKTDVRIIAATNRDLEKLMEEGKFRLDLYYRLNIFPIQLPPLRERREDIPQLASHFVLRFCKKAGKNITSLSNKALEQLQQYDWPGNIRELEHLIERSVLLATGDSIKALDLPNPKTRMVTKVESESFKIQTIFDNEKEYILKILKYTDGRITGEGGAAQLLGIPPSTLNSRIKKLGIRKEHHG
- a CDS encoding SDR family oxidoreductase encodes the protein MKKSLAQELVLVTGGSGFVGTHIIAKLLQQGFTVRTTLRSINKKQQVIDALRRADITSVEKLSFFEAELERDDNWNEAVKNCSYVLHVASPFLLKEPKDENELIIPARDGVLRVLRASRNAGVKRVVLTSTFGAIGYSIDPKNHVFTEADWTDPSAPLAAYIKSKTIAEKAAWDFIAAEGGSLELTVINPVGIFGPALGNDYSVSIELIKNLIEGNMNKSYTEFSFGVVDVRDVAEIHIKAMKNPAAKGERFLLAADGAMTFYDVAELIKKERKERSLKIENLNSIDKADYIQLSNSKAKVLLDWQPISKEEAILASVDSLFA
- a CDS encoding helix-turn-helix domain-containing protein, which encodes MAYNTNDSYNVVPDLQPIKRKALTFNNSTAIEYFNCRHYYKDAVYSDDNRLLVTMNGTVNLSYGESEFIVEKNQIAFLKKSTLIEYRTNYSDTEQLQTEFIIFSMGYDLVKEFSTITQLTNGSKTSEENIYVTTMQPNFATFTKSLTAYLEDETKVDDTMVKFKLLELLHSLKNSDRGLLDLFLNLRNEMRPDITVVVENNFMNPLSINQLARLAGRSLSSFRRDFVSVYNMPPSKWIRERRLKKSSEFLLNTNMKITDICYTLGFESNAHFSRLFKSQFGHPPSEHRLLM